From the Hyphomicrobium sp. ghe19 genome, one window contains:
- a CDS encoding polysaccharide biosynthesis/export family protein: MLVAHTERTVVPNMRITDKVMRTLFGVQKALSPVAARLPLLAAFVLSGCSHFPVNGPEYREIHRGATTEVSTPREVAAYDYALVDISPIVIDVLENIAPDSLYRTFGTQRGPAPVVRVGVGDVLQVSIFESSTGGLFTSGENASRAGNYVTLPSQAVGGNGNISVPYAGSVKAAGRTVPEVQRDIEAKLAKRAIEPQVIVNIVEQNADSVTVIGDAGGNKIKLIGSGERILDMISKANGGGGSAAPSGGRFAGYDLLVTLQRKGQIAKVPFTRLITNPAENIFVAAGDVIYVTREPKTYIGFGALASIGNGVVEGGNSSAVSAQYAFDQERLSLNEAIARAGGLADARANPAQVFLYRPERRETLSRMGVDLKKFAPDQRVIPTIYRANFRDPSSFFLGQRFQMRDKDLIYAANAESTEVTKFLLYVNTWTSTASGAMVSGRTVADIASGAHVLTNSTTTVVSP; encoded by the coding sequence GTGCTGGTCGCTCACACCGAGCGCACTGTCGTGCCCAACATGCGTATAACCGATAAGGTCATGCGCACCTTGTTTGGCGTGCAGAAGGCATTGTCTCCGGTCGCCGCGCGCTTGCCGCTGCTGGCGGCTTTTGTGCTGTCGGGATGCTCGCATTTCCCTGTAAACGGGCCCGAATATCGAGAAATCCATCGCGGAGCGACTACGGAAGTTTCTACACCGCGAGAGGTCGCCGCGTACGACTACGCTCTTGTAGATATCAGTCCGATTGTCATTGACGTATTAGAGAACATTGCACCCGATTCGCTATACCGGACCTTTGGCACGCAACGCGGCCCGGCGCCGGTAGTCAGAGTCGGCGTTGGTGACGTTCTCCAGGTATCGATCTTCGAATCATCGACAGGCGGCCTGTTTACCTCCGGGGAGAATGCCTCCCGTGCAGGCAACTACGTTACGCTTCCATCACAAGCGGTCGGCGGCAATGGCAACATCTCGGTTCCGTACGCCGGATCCGTCAAAGCAGCGGGGCGTACGGTGCCCGAAGTCCAGCGGGACATCGAAGCGAAACTCGCGAAGCGCGCGATAGAACCGCAAGTCATTGTCAATATCGTCGAACAGAACGCCGACTCAGTCACCGTGATTGGAGACGCGGGGGGCAATAAAATAAAGCTAATCGGCTCCGGCGAGCGGATTTTGGATATGATTTCCAAAGCCAACGGAGGGGGTGGAAGTGCCGCTCCCAGCGGAGGCAGATTCGCAGGTTACGACCTGTTGGTGACACTGCAGCGCAAAGGTCAGATCGCTAAAGTTCCGTTCACGAGGCTCATTACAAACCCGGCAGAGAACATCTTTGTCGCGGCAGGTGACGTGATTTATGTCACGCGCGAACCGAAGACCTATATCGGATTTGGTGCATTGGCATCCATTGGCAACGGCGTCGTGGAGGGCGGCAATTCATCGGCGGTGAGCGCTCAGTACGCGTTTGACCAAGAGCGGCTATCTCTAAATGAAGCGATAGCGAGAGCCGGAGGTCTTGCCGATGCGCGCGCTAATCCGGCGCAGGTCTTCCTGTACCGTCCGGAGCGCCGTGAGACACTCTCTAGAATGGGCGTCGACTTGAAGAAATTCGCACCCGACCAGAGGGTGATTCCGACGATCTACAGAGCCAATTTCCGCGATCCGTCCAGCTTCTTCCTCGGGCAGCGGTTCCAGATGCGCGATAAAGACCTCATCTACGCGGCCAATGCCGAGTCCACCGAAGTCACGAAGTTCCTCTTGTACGTGAATACTTGGACATCGACGGCCTCGGGCGCAATGGTCAGTGGCCGAACAGTCGCCGATATCGCTTCGGGCGCTCACGTCCTTACAAACAGCACGACCACCGTGGTCTCGCCGTAA
- a CDS encoding AAA family ATPase: MDLSNIRVPDNEYPSGFDASYQANNGSPVRVSDIFWILRRSWLLPLIGCLVGLAAGITYVVIAPEIYKSSARILLDRSVNRYLQTNKIIDEPTLDDMDLGGQIYVLSSDSIIVPVVRSLDLAHDPEFVGPPRSEISPDSPSLSSCLVNADIGCAAESIGASFRKLKESIKQSLGLKSGTSIDLDTALERTAVEKLLTRLTVERADVPNVINVTYASPDPMKAAKIANAIADTYIANIERRKINSGKMVSQLLESRLTDLKQQSLKADRELQEFKKTNNLFNAVPDNQLIMRLRSQYVDVATKARELEHTLGPAHLAVIKLRKQMDDLDNAIRNEELRIAAAPEENSVSDSAAVDAIDTEQAGDLSDLSVAESTTNRNDELSARVSKLDGQLQIKYRELETTARALRALYNSALRKFNEMNQSRLENEDAHIITRAAPPLHKSSKSLLVLGAGIVFGLFAGMGTAVAREWTAGVFRRPDQVKRATGLYCVVLETIRKQKSASIADYVVEAPYSRFTEQFRHVRALIKATRRNKKGGLTICVVSSVSQEGKTTVANNLADLMSMSATSRLLIIDCDLRRRMVTRELVPDANEGLIEALADPSRLSSLVVRRERSKVDVLPCVLSEPIVNASELLGSSQMEKLLEVAREAYDFIVIEAPPIMSVVDVKIIERFIDQFVFVIEWGETKQRLVEEALSEVEGIRDRIVCAILNKADPATLRSIEAYKGRRVGAYYLG; the protein is encoded by the coding sequence TTGGACTTATCGAACATCCGCGTCCCCGACAATGAGTATCCGTCTGGATTCGACGCGTCCTATCAAGCAAACAATGGATCACCGGTCAGGGTCTCGGACATTTTCTGGATCCTACGGAGATCGTGGCTTTTGCCGCTGATTGGATGTTTGGTCGGTTTGGCCGCTGGAATCACGTATGTCGTGATTGCCCCTGAAATCTATAAAAGTAGCGCGCGTATTCTGTTGGATCGGTCTGTTAATCGATACTTACAGACCAATAAAATCATCGACGAGCCGACGCTCGACGATATGGATCTCGGCGGCCAGATTTATGTGCTGTCGTCCGACAGTATTATTGTTCCGGTCGTCCGTTCTTTGGACTTGGCTCACGATCCAGAATTCGTTGGCCCACCACGCTCGGAAATTTCACCGGACTCGCCGAGCTTGTCCAGTTGTTTGGTCAACGCCGACATCGGATGTGCTGCTGAAAGCATCGGGGCCAGCTTCAGGAAGCTGAAAGAATCCATAAAGCAATCTCTTGGATTGAAATCGGGGACGTCTATCGACCTCGATACCGCGCTTGAAAGGACTGCTGTCGAGAAGCTTCTGACTCGACTGACTGTGGAGCGTGCGGATGTCCCGAACGTAATCAATGTAACCTACGCTTCGCCGGATCCTATGAAGGCGGCGAAAATCGCCAACGCCATCGCGGACACTTACATCGCCAATATTGAGCGGCGCAAAATCAACTCCGGTAAAATGGTGAGCCAGTTGCTGGAGAGCCGGCTGACGGACCTTAAACAACAATCTCTCAAAGCCGACAGAGAGCTGCAAGAGTTCAAAAAGACAAACAATCTGTTCAATGCGGTCCCGGACAACCAGCTGATCATGAGGCTGCGGTCTCAGTATGTCGACGTGGCAACCAAGGCCCGCGAGCTAGAGCATACATTAGGACCGGCGCATCTCGCGGTGATCAAGCTCCGTAAGCAGATGGACGACCTGGACAACGCTATTCGAAATGAGGAACTACGAATTGCTGCGGCGCCCGAGGAGAATTCGGTGTCCGACAGTGCGGCGGTGGACGCCATAGACACGGAGCAGGCCGGGGATTTGAGCGATCTCTCCGTTGCAGAATCTACAACGAACCGGAATGATGAGCTATCAGCTCGGGTGTCCAAATTGGACGGACAATTACAGATCAAGTATCGCGAGCTTGAGACAACTGCGCGTGCACTCCGTGCGCTGTACAATTCCGCTCTGCGCAAATTCAATGAGATGAATCAGAGTCGGCTTGAGAACGAGGACGCCCATATCATCACGAGGGCAGCCCCACCGTTGCACAAGAGCAGCAAATCGTTGCTCGTGCTCGGAGCAGGTATAGTTTTTGGCCTTTTTGCAGGCATGGGCACGGCGGTAGCGAGAGAATGGACGGCTGGCGTGTTCCGCAGGCCAGATCAAGTGAAGCGCGCTACTGGGCTTTATTGCGTCGTCTTGGAAACGATACGCAAACAAAAGTCCGCCAGTATCGCCGACTATGTCGTCGAGGCTCCGTACTCGCGATTTACGGAGCAATTTCGGCATGTCCGCGCATTGATCAAAGCTACACGGCGAAATAAAAAAGGCGGGTTGACGATTTGCGTCGTCTCTTCCGTTTCACAGGAAGGCAAGACAACTGTCGCGAATAACCTCGCGGATCTCATGAGCATGTCCGCGACGTCGCGACTGCTGATCATCGACTGCGATTTGCGTCGGCGGATGGTTACACGGGAGTTGGTGCCCGATGCCAACGAGGGATTGATCGAGGCTCTGGCCGATCCATCGCGGCTTTCGTCTCTAGTGGTCAGGCGCGAACGCTCCAAAGTGGATGTGCTACCGTGCGTTCTGTCCGAACCTATCGTCAATGCATCCGAGTTGCTCGGCTCTTCTCAGATGGAGAAGCTTCTCGAAGTGGCCCGCGAAGCCTATGATTTCATCGTGATTGAGGCTCCGCCGATAATGTCAGTTGTAGACGTCAAGATTATTGAGCGCTTCATTGATCAATTCGTTTTTGTCATCGAGTGGGGTGAGACCAAGCAGCGTCTTGTTGAGGAAGCTCTTTCGGAAGTGGAAGGCATCCGTGATCGCATCGTTTGCGCGATCCTCAACAAGGCCGATCCGGCGACCTTGCGCAGCATCGAAGCCTACAAAGGCAGGAGAGTGGGAGCCTACTATCTCGGGTGA
- a CDS encoding glycosyltransferase family 4 protein, translated as MTEQRLNILHVSQMPASPPRFGAQARIHGLLTELARHHDVTAVSLVDDGFNIDECRQAMESYCRKVYLLPNPNSANGVKKRLKQLGSLTSPLSFERLIGTVPALQDTLDRVLRTTRFDIVNLEFTFLGHCNLRQAPPGGKKPLIFVDSHNIDYELARQYARCSGSLVRRLYAEVNWRKLRREELQTYADADGVYLCSTNDERRLLDEVPGIRTAVIPNAADVEYYQPSPGDPTPDGRTVVFFGLLSYVPNIDGVTYFLRDIWPRIAAAHPNSRLKVIGGNPHPSLRAFAGPQIEFTGFVPDLRPHLAEAAAVVVPLRLGGGTRLKIVEGMAMGKAIVSTTLGAEGIEAVDGRDILIADTPAAFADSVNRLLADSALAAHIGKSARRLAVQRYSWREAASALDRFYRRIPGNDP; from the coding sequence ATGACAGAACAACGACTGAATATTCTCCATGTCTCGCAGATGCCGGCCAGCCCTCCGCGTTTTGGCGCCCAGGCTCGGATCCACGGGCTGTTGACCGAATTGGCGCGACATCACGATGTCACGGCAGTCAGCCTGGTCGACGATGGCTTCAATATCGATGAATGCCGGCAGGCAATGGAATCCTATTGCCGGAAGGTTTATCTGCTGCCGAACCCCAATAGTGCGAATGGCGTCAAAAAGCGGCTGAAGCAGCTAGGTTCACTGACGTCGCCACTTAGCTTCGAGCGTCTTATTGGTACCGTTCCTGCACTGCAGGATACGTTGGACCGGGTCTTGCGAACAACGCGCTTCGATATCGTGAACCTTGAGTTCACATTTCTGGGTCATTGCAATTTGCGCCAAGCGCCGCCGGGGGGGAAAAAGCCTTTGATATTCGTGGATTCCCATAACATCGACTATGAACTCGCCCGACAATATGCGAGGTGCTCGGGCAGCTTGGTGCGACGTCTCTATGCCGAAGTGAATTGGCGTAAACTACGGCGAGAAGAGTTGCAGACCTACGCCGACGCCGACGGTGTCTATCTTTGCAGCACAAATGACGAGCGGCGGCTCCTCGATGAAGTCCCGGGCATTCGCACCGCCGTGATCCCCAACGCCGCAGATGTCGAATACTATCAGCCAAGTCCAGGAGATCCCACGCCCGATGGTCGTACGGTAGTATTTTTCGGCCTTCTTTCATACGTCCCAAATATTGATGGCGTCACCTATTTCCTCCGGGATATCTGGCCACGCATCGCCGCGGCACATCCGAATTCACGCTTAAAGGTCATCGGCGGCAATCCGCACCCTTCACTGCGAGCCTTTGCCGGACCGCAGATTGAGTTCACAGGATTCGTGCCAGATCTTCGCCCCCATCTTGCTGAGGCTGCGGCGGTAGTCGTGCCGCTGCGCCTCGGGGGCGGGACACGATTGAAGATCGTCGAGGGCATGGCGATGGGGAAGGCAATAGTGTCCACCACGTTGGGCGCCGAAGGTATTGAGGCCGTTGACGGCCGGGACATTCTCATAGCTGATACCCCCGCGGCGTTCGCGGACTCGGTGAACCGGCTGCTGGCTGATTCCGCCTTAGCGGCGCACATCGGCAAATCGGCCAGGCGGCTTGCGGTCCAACGCTATTCATGGCGCGAGGCGGCCAGTGCGCTCGATCGCTTCTATCGTCGGATCCCGGGGAATGATCCATGA
- a CDS encoding acyltransferase family protein — MRIFEHATIAISAKEADLRRDVHVQTLRGIACLLIVAYHVTGTDGTHGVEIAADHPLAIFNLLLAPVRLPLFTFISGYVYAMRPVRVGGGSQFLFGKARRLLVPLVVVGGLYFLIQDHVPGTHYFLPLHDVWQIAMFPYQHLWYLQALMLIFTTTVVLESLRQMENLRSWLLVLAASILIYVSIKFPIDLVAINEALFLLPFFTLGLGVRRFHETLTTPPLGAVSAFFALLGIFAYFLMIMRSVAFTELDQDLLRIVIGMPACVALFCFQVECFPIAWIGEFSYAIYLFHILGTAGARIFLMRCGVTDTSHLIIASFLAGLSLPILIQIFADRSKVASFLLLGRNPKRARVQTSLPILAP, encoded by the coding sequence ATGCGGATTTTCGAACACGCGACGATAGCAATCAGTGCCAAAGAGGCAGACTTGCGGCGCGATGTTCATGTGCAAACGCTGCGAGGAATAGCTTGTCTTCTCATCGTCGCTTATCACGTCACAGGGACCGACGGGACCCACGGCGTTGAGATTGCGGCTGATCACCCGCTCGCAATATTTAATCTTCTGTTGGCCCCGGTTCGGCTTCCGCTCTTCACTTTCATTTCCGGCTACGTGTATGCCATGAGACCAGTCAGGGTCGGAGGTGGATCGCAATTTCTATTTGGCAAAGCTCGCCGGCTTCTGGTTCCCCTCGTCGTCGTGGGCGGACTTTATTTTCTTATTCAAGATCATGTGCCGGGAACACACTATTTTCTGCCGCTGCATGACGTTTGGCAAATTGCCATGTTTCCCTATCAGCACTTATGGTACCTGCAGGCGCTGATGCTGATTTTTACGACCACCGTCGTCCTCGAGTCTCTTCGTCAAATGGAGAATCTGAGGAGTTGGCTATTGGTGCTAGCGGCAAGCATCCTGATCTATGTGTCTATCAAATTTCCAATCGATCTGGTCGCGATCAACGAAGCCCTGTTTCTTCTACCCTTTTTTACACTGGGCCTTGGAGTTCGACGCTTCCACGAAACACTCACAACACCACCATTGGGAGCAGTGTCAGCGTTTTTTGCCCTGCTGGGTATATTCGCATATTTTTTGATGATCATGAGATCCGTCGCTTTCACTGAGCTTGATCAAGATCTGCTGCGGATAGTGATCGGAATGCCCGCATGCGTTGCGTTGTTCTGTTTTCAGGTGGAGTGCTTTCCGATCGCGTGGATTGGTGAATTTTCCTATGCGATCTATCTGTTCCATATCCTCGGCACCGCTGGCGCTCGGATCTTCTTGATGCGATGCGGTGTCACCGACACAAGCCATCTCATAATCGCATCGTTTTTAGCTGGCCTGAGCCTCCCTATCCTGATTCAGATCTTTGCAGATCGTTCTAAGGTCGCGTCCTTTCTTCTGCTTGGCCGAAATCCAAAGCGGGCCAGAGTCCAAACATCATTACCAATCTTGGCTCCGTGA
- the asnB gene encoding asparagine synthase (glutamine-hydrolyzing), translated as MCGIAGIIGRLDENNRSALKRMSEALIHRGPDGSGIWTAEPDDRGWGALLAHRRLSILDLSSAGAQPMIDPVTGHVVVFNGEIYNFSELRERLVGEGQEFKSTGDTAIMLRALALHGPSAVSWLRGMFAFACWDPKQRRLLLARDPLGIKPLYVARATDTNAEWSIAFASELRALLASGLLGTPQLDPRAVASCVWNGFVTGSNSAVKDVELMWPGSLLELDGRGNEVRQETYWSIPERSPDQTMDESGLAAVLEHGLKLHLASDVPVAVFLSSGVDSSVIANIAQRAAQTPIHTFTMAFEEQELNEGPIASRIAAAIGTQHHEVVLTEGHFVEKLDSALDSLDQPTFDGLNAYYMSKVIRDAGFTVALSGTGGDELFGGYTSYRDLPVLQQWSQRISWVPRELQAAAATLATWPLRRAGGAVPPQTRWAKLPEMVRHADDLLSLYQLAYALFLPGFQRELLAPGFADVLADGLTPEMRRRLDAETRGRTPLSAISVMEQRLFLGERLLRDNDVASMAASLEQRVPLVDQVLFESVDRLPDQVRYAPLRRKAMLRRIGLRGLDPSLFDRPKSGFVLPFDRWIRRGLKDAMDQTMRDPQAIAPVGLDPAAVAGLWRAFLDGAPGMYWSRVWSIYVLIRWCHRNCVFR; from the coding sequence GTGTGTGGCATCGCCGGAATTATCGGACGGCTGGACGAGAACAATCGCTCCGCACTGAAGCGCATGAGCGAGGCTCTTATCCACCGCGGCCCGGACGGCAGTGGAATCTGGACCGCCGAACCGGATGACCGCGGTTGGGGCGCGCTGTTGGCCCATCGCCGGCTTTCCATCCTCGACCTCTCGTCCGCTGGCGCCCAGCCTATGATCGACCCGGTGACCGGGCATGTCGTGGTCTTTAACGGCGAGATCTACAACTTTTCAGAATTGCGCGAGCGCTTGGTCGGCGAGGGACAAGAGTTCAAGTCCACAGGCGATACGGCGATTATGCTGCGTGCGCTCGCGCTGCATGGACCGTCTGCAGTGAGCTGGCTGCGCGGCATGTTCGCCTTCGCCTGCTGGGATCCGAAGCAGCGCAGACTGCTGCTGGCCAGGGATCCTCTGGGCATCAAGCCTCTGTATGTAGCGCGCGCGACGGACACAAACGCGGAATGGTCGATCGCCTTTGCTTCGGAACTCCGCGCGCTCCTCGCGTCCGGACTTTTGGGAACACCCCAACTCGATCCTCGGGCTGTCGCCAGTTGTGTCTGGAACGGCTTTGTGACCGGCTCCAATAGCGCCGTCAAAGATGTCGAGCTTATGTGGCCGGGCTCTCTGCTCGAGTTGGATGGTAGAGGCAATGAAGTCCGCCAGGAGACTTACTGGAGCATCCCCGAGCGGTCCCCCGATCAGACGATGGATGAAAGCGGCTTGGCAGCTGTCCTCGAGCATGGGCTCAAGCTCCACCTCGCCAGCGACGTGCCCGTCGCGGTTTTCTTATCGAGCGGTGTCGACTCTTCCGTGATAGCCAACATAGCGCAGCGCGCTGCGCAGACCCCGATCCACACTTTCACGATGGCGTTCGAGGAACAGGAACTCAATGAGGGGCCAATCGCGAGCCGGATTGCGGCCGCTATAGGAACCCAGCATCACGAGGTCGTGTTGACGGAGGGGCATTTCGTCGAGAAGCTCGACTCGGCGCTCGATAGTCTCGATCAGCCGACCTTCGATGGTTTGAACGCCTATTACATGTCGAAGGTCATACGCGACGCCGGGTTTACCGTGGCGTTGTCGGGCACGGGGGGCGACGAACTCTTTGGTGGCTACACCTCCTACCGCGATCTTCCGGTCCTCCAGCAATGGTCGCAGCGCATCAGCTGGGTGCCGCGCGAACTGCAAGCGGCAGCGGCTACACTCGCGACCTGGCCGCTGCGGCGGGCCGGAGGGGCGGTGCCGCCCCAGACCCGCTGGGCCAAGCTTCCAGAGATGGTTCGCCACGCCGATGATCTGCTCTCGCTTTACCAGCTCGCCTACGCGCTCTTCCTCCCCGGTTTTCAGCGTGAGCTCTTGGCGCCCGGATTTGCTGATGTGTTGGCCGACGGCCTGACACCAGAGATGCGCAGACGTCTCGACGCCGAGACTCGGGGCCGTACACCGCTCTCTGCGATCAGCGTCATGGAGCAGCGGCTCTTCCTGGGCGAACGGTTGCTTCGCGACAACGACGTGGCGAGTATGGCCGCCTCGCTGGAGCAGCGAGTGCCGCTAGTGGATCAGGTGCTCTTCGAGAGCGTAGACCGTCTGCCGGATCAGGTGCGCTACGCGCCGTTACGGCGCAAGGCAATGTTACGGCGCATTGGCTTGCGCGGCCTCGATCCGTCGCTCTTCGACCGGCCCAAGAGTGGATTCGTGCTGCCGTTCGATCGCTGGATCCGTCGTGGCCTCAAGGACGCTATGGACCAGACCATGCGGGATCCGCAGGCCATCGCTCCAGTCGGACTCGATCCTGCAGCGGTGGCGGGGCTCTGGCGCGCCTTCCTGGACGGGGCTCCGGGGATGTACTGGTCGCGAGTCTGGTCGATATACGTGCTCATCCGGTGGTGCCATCGCAACTGTGTCTTCCGATGA
- a CDS encoding acyltransferase: MTAISNAGGKREDSARSPFVTPKELMGHLPGLDGIRGFAVLLVMAAHFVGGAPAVTDWQKIVVEVATRGWMGVDLFFVLSGFLITGILIEAKGSPNYFRNFYARRTLRIFPLYYFVLVCLFLILPQFATLSPLLESARTHQIWLWTYTSNFYIATTSSWVSLNYVSHFWSLAIEEQFYLLWPLVVFFSSRLTLERICLGALVFALGLRIALAFAGLSELSISVLTPCRIDTLCLGAFIALRIRRPGVLSAWVEKAGLAAVIFGAAFVVVVAMYSLAPSTSRVLHQLRNSLDAFFFAALILVALKPPSNVIARIFQGRVLGFFGKYSYGLYVYHALLSWYLYEAAVDEKLDALLGNHTLAMVARVVIGVGVSILISMLSYNLFERRFLALKRYFDDTPSSGVFDGRSTASTVQVGVSSAFQSGLDKS; this comes from the coding sequence ATGACGGCCATATCCAATGCTGGAGGAAAGAGGGAGGATAGCGCGAGATCCCCATTCGTAACTCCCAAGGAACTCATGGGTCATTTGCCAGGACTTGACGGCATCCGCGGCTTTGCTGTGCTCCTCGTGATGGCTGCCCATTTCGTGGGAGGAGCTCCCGCCGTCACTGACTGGCAAAAAATTGTCGTCGAGGTGGCCACTCGCGGTTGGATGGGCGTCGACCTATTTTTTGTCTTGTCCGGGTTCCTGATTACGGGGATCTTGATCGAGGCCAAAGGTAGCCCCAACTACTTCCGCAACTTTTATGCCCGCCGGACCCTGCGCATATTCCCTCTCTACTACTTCGTTCTTGTTTGCCTTTTTTTGATCCTTCCTCAATTCGCGACGCTTTCACCGCTCTTGGAATCGGCGCGGACGCATCAGATCTGGTTGTGGACGTATACGTCGAACTTTTATATCGCGACGACGTCGTCCTGGGTCTCGCTGAATTACGTCAGCCACTTCTGGTCGCTCGCCATAGAAGAGCAATTTTATCTGCTTTGGCCTTTGGTTGTATTTTTCTCTTCCCGGCTCACCCTCGAGCGCATTTGCCTTGGCGCCCTCGTCTTCGCACTCGGCTTGCGAATAGCGCTCGCATTTGCCGGCCTCAGTGAACTCTCAATTTCTGTTTTGACCCCCTGCAGAATTGATACGCTATGCTTGGGGGCCTTCATTGCTTTGCGCATCCGCCGACCCGGTGTCTTGTCAGCATGGGTCGAGAAGGCCGGGCTTGCTGCGGTCATCTTCGGAGCAGCTTTTGTCGTCGTGGTGGCAATGTATTCGCTCGCCCCGTCCACGTCGCGCGTTCTGCATCAATTGCGCAATTCGCTCGACGCCTTCTTTTTCGCGGCTTTGATTTTGGTCGCCCTGAAGCCGCCGTCCAACGTGATTGCAAGGATATTTCAAGGCCGGGTACTGGGATTCTTCGGAAAGTACAGCTACGGCCTCTATGTCTATCATGCCCTTTTGTCATGGTACCTGTATGAGGCAGCCGTCGACGAGAAACTCGACGCGCTGCTCGGCAACCACACGCTCGCTATGGTGGCTCGCGTCGTCATTGGCGTAGGTGTCTCGATCCTGATTTCTATGCTCAGCTACAATCTCTTCGAACGAAGGTTCCTCGCGCTCAAGCGGTACTTCGACGACACACCTTCCAGCGGTGTGTTCGATGGCCGGAGCACTGCATCGACGGTGCAAGTGGGGGTATCCTCTGCATTTCAGTCGGGATTAGATAAGTCGTAG
- a CDS encoding undecaprenyl-phosphate glucose phosphotransferase: MFSKLDTCVSVLAIFEAASVILAASAAKFLYIDLCIGRLQPWWPYLAPAPLLATTLYLFLKRADLYDPSSISQPAVPYGRIFGALVTSFLLLLGILYILKVADWYSRGWFLTWFAISALLLITVRIAGMHYVRRMVAQGRIRQRIAMFGDPDFITAMKASVETADPSPAIEGIYLAPTNARPENLHSDGGLEELKNAIERRRYDTIIIGFPAEHIESIKAAVNDLASYSTELLLCTKLEREPLIVRGARQIGTLRADIVNLVPLSESNRVLKAALDYILAGAGLFLLSPLLILIAIAIKLDSPGPVFFRQRRYGQNNRIFRIYKFRTMLVTEDGQHIKQAERNDPRVTRIGWFLRRTSLDELPQLINVLTGDMSIVGPRPHALAHDQLFDQQLDLFSLRRRVRPGLTGWAQVHGFRGETKTTLDIRKRVEHDLYYIDNWSIWLDLEIVMRTLFVLFRGAY; this comes from the coding sequence ATGTTTTCGAAGCTCGATACGTGCGTTTCGGTGTTGGCGATCTTCGAAGCTGCATCGGTCATCTTGGCGGCATCCGCTGCCAAATTCCTTTACATCGATCTCTGCATCGGCCGACTTCAACCGTGGTGGCCGTATTTGGCGCCTGCTCCCCTGTTGGCGACCACGCTTTATCTTTTCCTGAAGCGGGCCGACCTCTACGACCCGAGTTCTATCAGCCAACCCGCCGTGCCATATGGCCGGATCTTCGGCGCGTTGGTGACTTCGTTCCTCCTTCTTCTCGGAATTTTGTACATTCTCAAGGTCGCGGATTGGTACTCGAGAGGGTGGTTTCTCACGTGGTTCGCCATTAGCGCGTTACTTTTGATCACTGTACGGATCGCTGGAATGCACTATGTGCGCCGGATGGTGGCGCAAGGCAGAATTCGGCAGCGGATCGCAATGTTCGGTGATCCCGATTTCATTACAGCCATGAAAGCGAGCGTCGAAACTGCAGATCCCTCACCTGCGATCGAAGGGATTTATCTGGCGCCGACGAACGCTCGTCCCGAGAATCTTCATTCCGATGGCGGTCTCGAAGAGCTTAAGAACGCGATCGAGCGGAGACGGTACGATACAATCATAATCGGCTTCCCGGCCGAACACATCGAGTCCATCAAAGCGGCCGTGAACGATCTGGCTTCGTATTCCACGGAACTGCTACTCTGCACGAAGCTCGAACGCGAACCACTTATTGTTCGCGGAGCACGACAAATCGGAACGCTTCGGGCTGACATCGTCAATTTGGTGCCGTTGTCGGAAAGCAATCGCGTTCTCAAGGCGGCCCTCGACTACATCTTGGCAGGAGCCGGTCTTTTCCTCTTGTCGCCCCTCCTCATTCTTATTGCGATCGCCATCAAACTCGATAGCCCGGGACCCGTGTTCTTCCGGCAGCGCCGATACGGTCAGAACAACCGCATCTTCCGGATATACAAATTCCGAACGATGCTCGTCACCGAAGACGGGCAGCACATCAAGCAGGCGGAACGCAACGACCCGAGAGTTACACGCATCGGATGGTTTCTGCGCCGCACGAGCCTCGATGAGCTCCCGCAGTTGATCAACGTTTTGACTGGCGACATGTCGATCGTCGGCCCCCGTCCGCATGCCTTGGCTCACGATCAATTATTCGATCAGCAGCTCGATCTATTTTCGCTTCGCCGTCGCGTTCGTCCGGGCTTGACGGGATGGGCTCAGGTTCATGGCTTTCGCGGCGAGACCAAGACGACCTTGGATATCAGAAAGCGCGTGGAACATGATCTCTATTACATCGACAATTGGTCGATCTGGCTCGACCTTGAGATCGTGATGCGCACGTTGTTCGTGCTCTTTCGAGGCGCGTACTAA